From a region of the Candidatus Desulfofervidus auxilii genome:
- a CDS encoding pyridoxine 5'-phosphate synthase: MAKLAVNVDHVATVREARRTIEPDPVVAAALAELAGAEGIVVHLRQDRRHIKERDVYLLRQTVKTSLNLEMAATEEMIKIALDVKPDISTLVPERREEITTEGGLDILNQKEKIKEAVKRLQTGGIKVSIFIDPDQKQIEAAKEVGANMIELHTGCYCDAKGEEKEKELKRLLEAVKIAHSIGLIVKAGHGLNYINIKPLAKVKEIYEFSIGHSIVARAILVGFERAVREMVEILNNLT, translated from the coding sequence ATGGCAAAATTAGCTGTTAATGTTGATCATGTAGCTACTGTTAGAGAGGCAAGAAGAACAATTGAGCCTGATCCAGTAGTAGCAGCTGCTTTAGCAGAACTTGCAGGTGCAGAAGGTATTGTTGTCCATTTAAGACAAGACAGAAGACATATTAAAGAAAGAGATGTATATCTCTTACGTCAGACTGTAAAAACAAGTTTAAATTTAGAAATGGCAGCCACAGAAGAAATGATAAAGATTGCTTTAGATGTAAAACCAGATATATCAACGCTTGTGCCAGAAAGAAGAGAGGAAATCACTACTGAAGGTGGTCTTGATATATTAAATCAAAAAGAAAAAATTAAAGAAGCAGTAAAAAGACTTCAGACAGGTGGAATAAAAGTAAGCATTTTCATTGACCCGGATCAAAAGCAGATAGAAGCAGCTAAAGAAGTAGGAGCAAATATGATAGAGTTACACACAGGTTGTTATTGCGATGCAAAGGGAGAAGAAAAAGAAAAAGAATTAAAAAGATTGCTTGAAGCAGTAAAAATAGCACATTCAATAGGACTAATTGTAAAAGCAGGACATGGTTTAAATTACATAAATATTAAACCATTAGCAAAAGTAAAAGAAATTTATGAATTTAGTATTGGACATAGTATTGTAGCAAGGGCTATATTAGTGGGATTTGAAAGGGCGGTAAGGGAAATGGTAGAAATATTAAATAATTTAACTTAA
- a CDS encoding PAS domain S-box protein: MKDKLEKIKQEIEEFKEWINTLDTFVGKLDVDGKMIFCNEAPLKVAGIKFEDVYGKYFPDTIWFSHSEIERKKVVESIEKAKAGFSSRIEISIKGADGSIIPIIFNCQPVIKEGKIKYITIEGKNISEEKKLRIELEKAKRDLEKEVKKRTAELLESEEKYRTLIESSQDGFVIIQDNKFVFVNEAMSRLLSYPKEKIIGKHVTDFMPDEEKERALKNIKKVIERGSIGLQEYKYIKKDGKVCNLQVTSSRITYQGKPAIQTVVRDVTAQKQTEEALIAEKERLAVTLRSIGDGVIVTDAEGKIILLNKIAEKLTGWSQKEAIGKPLNEVFYIINEKTRERCENPFEKVIKTNGIVGLANDTVLIARDGTERIIADSGAPIRDKDGKIVGVILVFRDITEKRKLEQELIKADKLDSIGILAGGIAHDFNNILTAILGNITLAKIFAKSEERVVRRLEEAERACLRGRDLTQQLLTFSKGGEPIKKLISVAELIKETAGFALTGSNVRCEFSISDDLWSVEADEGQISQVFNNLIINADQAMPDGGIIEISCENVFISKKDNLPLKEGKYVKITIKDQGIGIPKKYLPKIFDPFFTTKKKGSGLGLATAYSIIKKHEGHISVESEVGKGTTFYIYLPASEKREKVIEKGIEQEIKGKGKVLLMDDEDMILEIVGEMLHFLGYEVEFAKDGNEAIKIYKEAKASGYPFNVVILDLTVPGGMGGKEAIKKLKEIDPDVKAIVSSGYSTDPIMADFEKHGFCGVIAKPYKMEELSEILKKVIGEN; encoded by the coding sequence ATGAAGGATAAATTAGAAAAAATTAAACAAGAGATAGAGGAATTCAAAGAATGGATAAATACACTTGATACATTTGTAGGTAAATTGGACGTAGATGGTAAAATGATTTTTTGTAATGAAGCACCACTTAAAGTTGCTGGAATTAAATTTGAAGATGTTTATGGTAAATATTTTCCAGATACAATTTGGTTTTCACATTCAGAAATAGAACGTAAAAAAGTAGTTGAATCTATTGAAAAAGCAAAAGCTGGTTTTTCAAGCAGAATAGAGATAAGTATAAAAGGGGCAGATGGTTCTATTATTCCTATCATTTTTAATTGTCAACCTGTAATAAAAGAAGGAAAAATAAAGTATATTACTATTGAAGGAAAAAATATTAGTGAAGAAAAAAAATTAAGGATAGAATTGGAAAAAGCAAAGAGAGATTTAGAGAAAGAAGTTAAAAAACGCACTGCTGAATTGTTAGAATCTGAAGAAAAATATAGGACTCTTATTGAAAGTTCACAAGATGGTTTTGTTATTATTCAAGATAATAAATTTGTTTTTGTTAATGAGGCAATGAGTAGACTTTTAAGTTATCCTAAAGAAAAAATTATTGGTAAACATGTCACAGATTTCATGCCAGATGAGGAAAAAGAAAGAGCTCTTAAAAATATTAAAAAAGTAATTGAAAGAGGCTCAATAGGTTTGCAAGAATATAAATATATAAAAAAAGACGGAAAAGTATGCAATTTGCAAGTTACTTCTTCTAGAATCACCTATCAAGGGAAACCTGCTATTCAAACTGTTGTAAGGGATGTTACTGCTCAAAAACAAACGGAAGAGGCATTGATTGCTGAAAAGGAGCGACTTGCAGTTACCTTGAGATCTATTGGAGATGGAGTGATTGTTACAGATGCAGAAGGCAAAATAATTTTGCTTAATAAAATAGCTGAAAAATTAACTGGTTGGTCACAAAAAGAAGCTATAGGTAAACCACTCAATGAAGTATTTTATATTATTAATGAAAAAACTAGAGAGCGCTGTGAAAATCCATTTGAAAAGGTTATTAAAACAAATGGTATTGTTGGACTTGCCAATGATACTGTGCTTATTGCTAGAGATGGAACAGAACGTATTATTGCAGATAGTGGTGCACCAATCAGAGACAAAGATGGAAAAATTGTTGGCGTAATTTTAGTATTTCGTGATATCACTGAAAAAAGGAAATTAGAGCAAGAATTAATCAAAGCAGACAAACTTGATTCAATTGGTATTCTTGCTGGTGGTATTGCTCATGACTTTAACAATATTTTAACTGCAATATTAGGCAATATTACATTAGCAAAGATATTTGCCAAATCAGAAGAAAGAGTTGTTAGAAGATTGGAAGAAGCCGAAAGGGCGTGTTTAAGAGGAAGGGATTTGACCCAACAATTACTTACTTTTTCAAAAGGTGGGGAGCCGATTAAAAAATTAATTTCTGTCGCAGAATTGATAAAAGAGACAGCTGGGTTTGCTTTAACGGGCTCAAATGTGAGATGCGAATTTTCTATTTCTGATGATCTTTGGTCAGTAGAAGCAGATGAAGGGCAGATAAGCCAAGTATTCAATAATTTAATTATAAATGCCGATCAAGCTATGCCAGATGGCGGGATAATTGAAATAAGTTGTGAAAATGTCTTTATTAGCAAAAAAGACAATTTACCTTTAAAAGAAGGGAAATATGTAAAAATAACAATAAAAGATCAAGGTATTGGCATACCCAAAAAATATTTGCCAAAAATATTTGACCCCTTTTTTACGACAAAAAAGAAAGGGAGTGGTCTTGGGTTAGCAACCGCTTATTCTATTATTAAAAAACATGAAGGGCACATTTCTGTTGAGTCTGAAGTAGGAAAAGGAACAACATTTTATATCTATTTGCCTGCTTCAGAAAAAAGAGAAAAAGTTATTGAAAAAGGAATAGAGCAAGAGATTAAAGGTAAAGGTAAAGTATTATTGATGGATGATGAAGATATGATTTTAGAAATAGTTGGTGAAATGTTACATTTTCTCGGCTATGAAGTGGAATTTGCTAAAGATGGCAATGAAGCTATTAAAATATACAAAGAAGCGAAAGCATCCGGTTACCCATTTAATGTAGTTATTTTAGATCTAACTGTTCCTGGTGGAATGGGAGGAAAAGAAGCTATCAAAAAACTTAAAGAAATTGATCCTGATGTAAAGGCTATTGTTTCAAGTGGTTATTCTACTGATCCTATTATGGCTGATTTTGAAAAACATGGTTTTTGTGGCGTTATTGCAAAGCCATACAAAATGGAAGAACTAAGTGAAATATTAAAAAAAGTAATTGGAGAAAATTAA
- the tsaE gene encoding tRNA (adenosine(37)-N6)-threonylcarbamoyltransferase complex ATPase subunit type 1 TsaE, whose protein sequence is MKKWIKFTYFSSSSKDTFKLGEKIGKNAKVGDVILLSGDLGAGKTWLTKGIAKGLEVPENYPVTSPTFVFVHTYPGRIPLHHIDLYRIEKGVDFSLLGLEEYLFGDGVTVVEWAEKLPKSLLPPKFLKIEIFFANSGRRLEFTTNIAHFKTIRYDLKRSKLC, encoded by the coding sequence ATGAAAAAATGGATTAAATTTACTTATTTCAGTTCTTCCTCTAAAGATACATTTAAATTAGGAGAAAAAATTGGAAAGAATGCCAAAGTAGGAGATGTAATTTTGCTTAGTGGAGATTTGGGGGCAGGTAAAACTTGGTTAACTAAAGGGATTGCTAAAGGATTAGAAGTACCAGAAAATTATCCAGTTACAAGTCCTACATTTGTTTTTGTTCACACTTATCCTGGCCGTATTCCTCTTCATCATATAGACCTTTATCGTATAGAAAAAGGGGTAGATTTTTCTTTATTAGGATTAGAAGAATATCTTTTTGGAGATGGTGTAACAGTAGTTGAGTGGGCAGAAAAATTGCCAAAGTCATTATTGCCTCCAAAATTTTTAAAAATCGAAATATTTTTTGCTAATTCAGGAAGAAGACTTGAATTTACAACTAATATTGCACACTTTAAAACCATACGCTATGATTTAAAAAGGAGTAAGTTATGCTGA
- the tsaD gene encoding tRNA (adenosine(37)-N6)-threonylcarbamoyltransferase complex transferase subunit TsaD: protein MLVLGIETSCDETAVAIVEDGFKVLSNEVYSQIAIHRPYGGVVPEIASRKHIEVILTVLKEALDKVNISLEEIDVIAVTQGPGLVVALLVGICVAKAIAFALKKPLVTINHLEAHLTAVFLEDKKPNFPFIGMVVSGGHTNLYLVKDFLNMKQLGQTLDDAAGEAFDKVAKLLNLPYPGGISIEKIAKEGNPNAIKFPRPSVSGYNVSFSGLKTAVANYLRRYPNTPKADVAASFQEAVVDTLIAKALKAIREFSLPRLVIAGGVAANQRLREKLFKMAEKEKIEIYFPSISLCTDNAAMVAALGYHYFKAKKIASFEFDAISRYPSFS, encoded by the coding sequence ATGCTTGTGCTTGGCATTGAAACTTCTTGTGATGAAACAGCAGTAGCTATAGTGGAAGATGGATTTAAGGTCCTTTCAAATGAAGTATATTCCCAAATTGCTATCCATCGCCCTTATGGAGGAGTAGTACCTGAAATTGCCTCTAGAAAACATATAGAGGTTATTCTTACAGTATTAAAAGAGGCTTTAGATAAAGTAAATATTTCTTTAGAAGAAATAGATGTAATTGCTGTTACACAAGGGCCAGGTTTGGTAGTGGCATTACTTGTAGGTATTTGTGTTGCAAAGGCTATTGCCTTTGCTTTAAAAAAACCATTAGTAACTATTAATCATCTTGAAGCACATTTAACAGCTGTTTTTCTTGAAGATAAAAAGCCAAATTTCCCATTTATTGGTATGGTGGTTTCAGGAGGGCATACAAATCTTTATTTAGTTAAAGATTTTCTAAATATGAAGCAATTGGGTCAAACTTTAGATGATGCTGCTGGTGAAGCCTTTGATAAAGTGGCAAAGCTTTTAAATCTTCCCTATCCAGGAGGTATTTCTATTGAAAAAATAGCTAAAGAGGGTAATCCAAATGCAATTAAATTTCCTAGACCAAGTGTTTCTGGATATAATGTAAGTTTTAGTGGTTTAAAGACAGCAGTAGCAAATTATCTGCGCCGTTATCCTAATACTCCTAAAGCAGATGTTGCTGCTTCATTTCAAGAAGCAGTAGTAGATACACTTATTGCTAAGGCATTAAAGGCAATAAGAGAATTTTCTTTACCCCGTTTAGTAATAGCAGGAGGGGTGGCAGCAAATCAACGTTTAAGGGAGAAATTATTTAAAATGGCTGAAAAAGAAAAAATCGAAATTTATTTTCCTTCTATTTCTCTTTGTACAGATAATGCAGCTATGGTGGCAGCTTTAGGTTATCATTATTTTAAGGCAAAAAAGATTGCCTCATTTGAATTTGATGCCATTTCAAGATATCCATCCTTCTCCTAA
- the acpS gene encoding holo-ACP synthase, with the protein MIYGIGIDIVYIPRIKKIIERWGEHFKNRVFTPNEILPRLKKKTLYQELAARIAAKEAFAKAVGLGWRKGLKWRDIEIINLKSGQPIINLYGKALEISKQVGMKNIFVSLSHEKDYAIAIVILEK; encoded by the coding sequence ATGATTTATGGCATTGGTATAGACATTGTGTATATTCCTAGGATAAAAAAAATAATTGAACGTTGGGGAGAACATTTTAAAAATAGAGTTTTTACACCCAATGAGATTTTACCTCGCCTTAAAAAAAAGACACTTTATCAAGAATTAGCAGCAAGAATTGCAGCAAAAGAAGCGTTTGCTAAAGCAGTAGGACTTGGTTGGCGTAAAGGTTTAAAATGGCGAGATATAGAAATAATAAATTTAAAATCAGGTCAGCCTATAATTAATCTTTATGGGAAAGCACTTGAAATATCTAAACAAGTAGGAATGAAAAATATTTTTGTTTCTTTAAGCCATGAAAAAGATTATGCTATAGCTATAGTGATATTGGAGAAATAG
- the rsmA gene encoding 16S rRNA (adenine(1518)-N(6)/adenine(1519)-N(6))-dimethyltransferase RsmA — MPFQDIHPSPKKILAHYNIKLKKGLGQHFLMNPFTAYQIVEKIGIEKEDIVIEIGAGFGALTIPLAENAKKVIAIEYDKRFIPILKEILKDFKNIEVWQGDALKYNYENTVLLYNKKIKIVGNLPYYLTSPLLFLFLEKKALIKNMGFMVQKEVAERLLSPPGKKTYGLLSILYSLTANVTSLMTLAPASFYPKPEVFSQLIKIEWKEEIFIEKEFIEFLKYIFSHRRKTIFNILKNRFKQKNIKNIFSQLNIDSNTRPEKISPFLFFKLYHLIK, encoded by the coding sequence ATGCCATTTCAAGATATCCATCCTTCTCCTAAAAAGATTTTAGCGCATTACAATATTAAGCTTAAAAAAGGGCTTGGTCAGCACTTTCTTATGAATCCATTTACTGCTTATCAAATTGTTGAAAAAATTGGGATTGAAAAGGAGGATATAGTTATAGAGATTGGGGCAGGATTTGGTGCTTTAACTATTCCTTTAGCTGAAAATGCAAAGAAAGTTATTGCTATTGAGTATGATAAACGTTTTATTCCAATTCTAAAAGAAATTTTAAAGGATTTTAAAAATATAGAAGTTTGGCAAGGTGATGCTTTAAAATATAATTATGAAAATACAGTCCTTTTATATAACAAAAAAATAAAAATTGTAGGTAATCTTCCTTATTATCTTACTTCCCCTCTTCTTTTCCTTTTTTTAGAAAAAAAAGCATTAATTAAAAACATGGGATTTATGGTGCAAAAGGAAGTAGCTGAGCGTTTGCTTTCTCCTCCAGGTAAAAAAACTTATGGCTTACTAAGCATACTTTATAGCCTTACTGCTAATGTTACATCCCTTATGACACTTGCACCTGCCAGCTTTTATCCCAAGCCAGAGGTTTTTTCTCAATTAATAAAAATTGAATGGAAGGAAGAAATTTTTATAGAAAAAGAATTTATTGAATTTTTAAAATATATTTTTTCTCATCGCCGCAAAACTATATTTAATATTTTAAAAAACCGTTTTAAGCAAAAAAATATTAAAAATATATTTTCTCAACTAAATATTGATTCTAATACTCGTCCAGAAAAGATTTCTCCTTTTTTATTTTTTAAACTTTATCATTTAATTAAATAA
- a CDS encoding XTP/dITP diphosphatase, which yields MKLVLATRNKGKIKEIKALLSDMPIEILSLSDFKNIPKIPETGKSFLENAINKAKTVAYLTGYWALADDSGLCVDYLNGAPGIYSARFAGENATDKENNEKLLRLLKDVSWEKRKAAFICIIALCNKEGKCITCEGKCEGIITFEPKGEYGFGYDPIFFVPVYKKTMAELPPEIKNRISHRAKALEKMKEILKKILKEEKNGKISC from the coding sequence ATGAAATTGGTATTAGCGACAAGGAATAAAGGAAAAATAAAAGAAATAAAGGCATTACTTTCAGACATGCCCATAGAAATTTTGTCTCTTTCTGATTTTAAAAATATACCTAAGATACCTGAAACAGGGAAAAGTTTTTTAGAAAATGCTATAAATAAAGCCAAAACTGTTGCATATTTAACTGGCTATTGGGCATTAGCAGATGATTCTGGTTTATGCGTTGATTATTTAAATGGAGCACCAGGTATTTATTCAGCCCGTTTTGCTGGAGAAAATGCAACAGACAAGGAAAATAATGAAAAATTATTGAGGCTTTTAAAAGATGTCTCTTGGGAAAAAAGAAAAGCAGCATTTATTTGTATTATAGCTTTATGTAATAAAGAAGGAAAATGTATTACATGTGAAGGCAAATGCGAAGGTATTATTACTTTTGAGCCTAAAGGAGAATATGGGTTTGGTTATGACCCAATTTTTTTTGTACCAGTTTATAAAAAAACTATGGCTGAACTTCCACCAGAAATTAAAAATCGTATCAGCCATCGGGCAAAGGCTTTAGAAAAAATGAAAGAAATTTTAAAAAAGATTTTAAAGGAGGAAAAAAATGGCAAAATTAGCTGTTAA
- the rfaD gene encoding ADP-glyceromanno-heptose 6-epimerase, producing MKVLVTGGAGFIGSNLALTLMEEGYEVIILDNFFSGDYRNLIGFRGDVVAESILEVDLNQFKDIDAIFHQAAITDTTIRDQKLMMKVNVEGFRRILQFAIKYGIPFIYASSAGTYGNIPGPQKEDMDGYPCNIYGFSKWIADCIAREYMKITDSLIVGLRYFNVFGPKEDYKGKMASMVWQLAQQIKAGLRPRIFKWGEQKRDQVYVKDVVRANLLALKAKKSCIVNIGSGKAISFNKIVKVLNEVLGKNLEPEYIDNPYIGYYQEYTQADLTLAKEILGYTPQWTFEDAVRDYMKTVGFI from the coding sequence ATGAAAGTATTGGTTACAGGTGGTGCAGGTTTTATTGGCTCTAATCTTGCTCTTACTCTTATGGAAGAGGGATATGAAGTTATTATATTAGACAATTTTTTCAGTGGTGATTATCGAAATTTAATTGGCTTTCGTGGAGATGTTGTTGCAGAAAGTATTTTAGAAGTAGATTTAAATCAATTTAAAGACATAGATGCAATCTTTCATCAAGCTGCTATCACTGATACTACTATTAGAGATCAAAAACTCATGATGAAGGTAAATGTGGAAGGGTTTAGAAGAATTTTACAGTTTGCCATAAAATATGGCATTCCCTTTATCTATGCTTCATCTGCTGGTACTTATGGAAATATCCCTGGTCCTCAAAAAGAGGATATGGATGGATATCCTTGTAATATTTATGGATTTTCTAAATGGATAGCTGATTGCATTGCTAGAGAATATATGAAAATAACTGATAGCCTTATTGTAGGATTGCGTTATTTTAATGTCTTTGGGCCAAAAGAAGATTATAAAGGGAAGATGGCTTCTATGGTATGGCAACTTGCCCAGCAAATAAAAGCAGGATTGAGACCAAGAATTTTTAAATGGGGTGAACAAAAAAGGGATCAGGTTTATGTAAAGGATGTGGTAAGGGCAAATCTTTTGGCTCTAAAGGCAAAAAAAAGCTGTATTGTTAATATAGGTAGCGGTAAAGCTATAAGTTTTAATAAAATTGTCAAAGTATTGAATGAGGTTTTAGGAAAAAATCTTGAGCCAGAATATATAGATAATCCCTATATTGGGTATTATCAAGAATATACTCAAGCTGATTTGACCCTTGCCAAAGAAATATTAGGTTATACCCCACAATGGACATTTGAAGACGCTGTAAGAGATTATATGAAAACTGTAGGTTTTATTTAA
- a CDS encoding 1,4-dihydroxy-6-naphthoate synthase: MVLKVGFSPCPNDTFIWAPIIKGFIKSPFQFDITIADIEKLNELALKNGLDVIKVSCHLLPYILKKYCFLEVGAALGKGCGPIIVTRPELSLSNISSSYIAIPGRHTTAYLLFKLYAPQIKEKQIIFCQFDKIMPKVKNKEADFGLIIHEGRFLFKNYGLKSVLDLGKWWEEKTKLPLPLGGFVAKRKLSEKIKIVNSLLKQSISYAWQYSEKVMPYVKKYASHLEENVIKNHITLYVNEFTLNLGEEGKKAIITLFKMAKKEVKDVFCFNGGK; encoded by the coding sequence ATGGTATTAAAAGTTGGATTTTCTCCTTGTCCTAATGACACTTTTATTTGGGCACCAATTATAAAAGGTTTTATCAAATCACCTTTTCAATTTGATATTACCATTGCAGATATAGAAAAATTGAATGAATTGGCTTTAAAAAATGGACTAGATGTAATTAAAGTTTCTTGTCATTTACTACCTTATATATTAAAAAAATATTGTTTTCTTGAAGTTGGCGCTGCTTTAGGCAAAGGATGTGGTCCTATAATTGTCACTCGTCCGGAATTGTCTCTTTCTAATATCTCTTCTTCCTATATTGCTATTCCAGGAAGACATACAACTGCCTATCTTCTTTTTAAGCTTTATGCCCCTCAAATAAAAGAAAAACAAATTATTTTTTGTCAATTTGATAAGATTATGCCTAAAGTTAAAAATAAAGAAGCAGATTTTGGTCTTATCATACATGAAGGAAGATTTTTATTTAAAAATTATGGTTTAAAATCTGTTTTGGATTTGGGTAAATGGTGGGAAGAAAAAACAAAACTTCCTTTACCTTTAGGAGGTTTTGTTGCAAAAAGAAAACTTAGTGAAAAAATAAAAATTGTTAATTCTCTATTAAAACAAAGCATTTCTTATGCTTGGCAATATTCTGAAAAAGTTATGCCTTATGTCAAAAAATATGCCTCTCATTTGGAAGAAAATGTTATTAAAAATCATATTACTCTTTATGTAAATGAATTTACTCTAAACTTAGGAGAAGAAGGAAAAAAGGCTATTATTACTCTTTTTAAAATGGCAAAAAAAGAGGTTAAAGATGTCTTTTGTTTTAATGGAGGAAAATAA
- the rph gene encoding ribonuclease PH — protein MRKDGRNFNELRPLSIIRPFNRYAEGSVLISLGETKVICTASVEESVPPFLKGSKKGWITAEYSMLPRATHTRTPRPELGRIKGRTFEIQRMIGRSLRAVVDLNVLGERTIWIDCDVIQADGGTRTAAITGAFFTLCDACKWLIENEKIEHFPIKDYLAAISVGVVERQILLDLNYEEDVIAAIDANIVMTGNGDFVEIQATGEQGPFGADIFNELLNLAKKGIFELINWEKEILKDFPYEIGISDKE, from the coding sequence ATGAGAAAGGATGGAAGGAATTTCAATGAATTAAGACCATTATCTATTATCAGACCTTTTAATAGATATGCGGAGGGATCTGTTTTAATATCACTTGGAGAGACAAAAGTTATTTGTACTGCCTCAGTGGAAGAATCTGTACCACCTTTTTTAAAAGGCAGCAAAAAAGGTTGGATTACTGCTGAATACAGCATGTTACCTAGGGCAACACATACACGCACACCAAGACCAGAGTTAGGAAGGATAAAAGGTAGAACATTTGAGATTCAAAGAATGATTGGTCGCTCTTTACGTGCTGTAGTAGATTTAAATGTACTTGGCGAAAGGACTATTTGGATAGATTGTGATGTCATTCAGGCTGATGGTGGTACACGTACAGCTGCTATTACTGGTGCATTTTTCACATTATGTGATGCATGTAAATGGCTAATAGAAAATGAAAAAATAGAGCATTTTCCAATAAAAGATTATTTAGCAGCTATTAGCGTAGGAGTAGTAGAAAGGCAAATTTTATTAGATTTAAATTATGAAGAAGATGTAATAGCAGCAATAGATGCCAATATTGTAATGACAGGAAATGGGGACTTTGTAGAAATACAAGCAACAGGTGAACAAGGCCCATTTGGAGCAGATATTTTCAATGAATTGCTAAATCTTGCTAAAAAAGGTATTTTTGAGCTTATTAATTGGGAAAAAGAAATACTTAAAGATTTTCCATATGAAATTGGTATTAGCGACAAGGAATAA
- a CDS encoding NAD(P)H-hydrate dehydratase: MKLVTANEMQAIDRFTIEEVGIPGEVLMENAARGALEHIKNYILKHLSDAVIGVLCGKGNNGGDGLVIARYLYQEGYLVKVFLFGEKTKLKNEAALNLKIAERLGVPIKEILNESDWQSAREYLIACDLIIDAMLGTGLKTEIRGLIKEAVSFLNNTFQGLVVAVDIPTGLSSDTGYPLGDAVKADLTITFALPKIGQVIYPGADYVGILEIVDIGIPPQVIADFSLKHHLVTTEDIKHLLRPRPAPMHKGQAGHVLVLAGSPGKTGAATLTCLGALRIGAGLVTLGIPKSLNPILEVKLTEAMTLPLPETKEMTLSLKAWNEIKESGINYKVICLGPGLSTHPEIKALVETIISEANKPLVIDADGLNVLNLEILKNKKTDIILTPHPGEMVRLIGVDKENLLKERVKLVKEVAEKYQVIVILKMARTLIATPDGEIFVNSTGNPAMATGGMGDVLTGIIGGLLSQGYPTKEAAILGVFLHGLAADLWVKKNEELGLLAGELVDYLPSAWKEVKESNEKMD; this comes from the coding sequence ATGAAATTAGTTACAGCAAATGAGATGCAGGCTATTGACAGGTTTACTATTGAAGAAGTAGGCATTCCTGGTGAAGTGCTTATGGAGAATGCTGCACGTGGTGCTTTAGAACATATTAAAAATTATATCTTAAAACATCTATCAGATGCAGTAATTGGTGTGCTTTGCGGTAAGGGAAATAATGGTGGAGATGGTCTTGTTATTGCACGTTATCTTTATCAAGAAGGTTATTTGGTAAAGGTTTTTCTTTTTGGTGAAAAAACAAAATTAAAAAATGAAGCAGCTCTTAATCTTAAAATAGCAGAGCGTTTGGGTGTGCCTATTAAAGAAATCTTAAATGAATCAGATTGGCAATCAGCTAGAGAATATCTTATTGCTTGTGATTTAATCATTGATGCTATGCTAGGTACAGGTTTAAAAACAGAAATAAGAGGGCTTATTAAAGAAGCTGTTTCTTTTTTAAACAATACATTTCAAGGTTTGGTTGTAGCCGTAGATATTCCTACTGGTCTTTCTAGTGATACAGGTTATCCTTTAGGTGATGCGGTAAAGGCAGATTTAACTATTACTTTTGCTCTACCAAAGATTGGACAAGTAATTTATCCTGGAGCTGATTATGTAGGCATTTTAGAAATTGTTGACATTGGTATTCCACCTCAAGTAATTGCTGATTTTTCTTTAAAACATCATTTAGTAACAACTGAAGACATAAAACATTTGTTACGACCACGTCCTGCTCCTATGCATAAAGGTCAAGCAGGGCATGTATTAGTATTAGCTGGTTCTCCAGGAAAAACAGGCGCAGCTACACTTACCTGTCTTGGTGCATTACGTATTGGTGCTGGTCTTGTTACATTAGGTATTCCAAAAAGTCTTAATCCTATTTTGGAAGTAAAATTGACTGAAGCTATGACTCTTCCACTTCCTGAAACAAAAGAAATGACCCTTTCTTTAAAGGCATGGAATGAAATTAAAGAAAGTGGAATAAATTATAAGGTAATTTGTCTAGGCCCAGGTTTATCTACTCATCCTGAAATAAAGGCACTTGTTGAAACTATTATTTCTGAAGCAAATAAACCACTTGTTATAGATGCAGATGGTCTTAATGTATTAAATTTAGAAATATTAAAAAATAAAAAAACTGATATAATCCTTACCCCTCATCCTGGTGAAATGGTAAGACTTATTGGTGTAGATAAGGAAAATCTTTTAAAAGAAAGGGTAAAATTAGTAAAAGAAGTAGCAGAAAAATATCAAGTTATAGTTATATTAAAGATGGCTCGTACTCTAATTGCTACACCTGATGGTGAAATATTTGTTAATTCTACTGGCAATCCTGCCATGGCTACAGGTGGTATGGGTGATGTATTAACTGGAATAATTGGAGGACTTTTAAGTCAAGGCTATCCTACTAAAGAAGCTGCTATTTTAGGTGTTTTTTTACATGGTTTAGCAGCTGATTTATGGGTTAAAAAGAATGAAGAATTGGGTCTACTTGCTGGTGAATTAGTTGATTATTTGCCTTCGGCTTGGAAGGAAGTAAAAGAAAGCAATGAAAAAATGGATTAA